A single Streptomyces sp. Edi2 DNA region contains:
- a CDS encoding serine hydrolase domain-containing protein, with product MTTAATTVHGTVAKGYNGVREEFAAFLAGEENDPGAQLAAYKDGTLVVDLWAGDVSGDSLTGVFSTTKGAAHLVVALLVQDGVLELDRKVADYWPEFAAEGKGSLTLRELMAHRSGVIGADDGFTPEELADDRIIAERLAGQRPFWQPGVGHGYHALAIGALTGEVVRRTTGRSLQEIYEERVRAPYALDFFLGLPESERARHRDVLPMLPTPEQRAELTANASGRQGEWPLQPAAIAFNASADPSFDMIGFVNSDASLAKSPASVGGVGNARGIAGMYAATIGGFNGLGALLKPETVAEFSRIHSAGTDLVTHNPNTFALDFEAVSVVFPALGAHAFGHSGAAGSLAFGDARPGLAYGYTRRRFAFPGGAAPENARLTKALYEAATA from the coding sequence ATGACGACCGCGGCCACCACGGTCCACGGCACTGTCGCCAAGGGATACAACGGCGTGCGCGAGGAGTTCGCCGCATTCCTCGCAGGGGAGGAGAACGACCCGGGCGCCCAGCTCGCCGCGTACAAGGACGGGACGCTGGTCGTGGACCTATGGGCGGGGGACGTCAGTGGGGACAGCCTGACCGGTGTCTTCTCCACCACCAAGGGTGCCGCTCACCTGGTGGTCGCGCTGCTCGTTCAGGACGGGGTCCTGGAGCTGGACCGCAAGGTTGCCGACTACTGGCCGGAGTTCGCCGCCGAGGGCAAGGGCTCGCTGACGCTGCGCGAGCTGATGGCGCACCGTTCCGGCGTCATCGGCGCGGACGACGGCTTCACCCCGGAGGAGCTTGCCGACGACCGGATCATCGCCGAACGGCTCGCCGGACAACGGCCGTTCTGGCAGCCGGGGGTCGGCCACGGTTATCACGCCCTGGCGATCGGCGCGCTCACCGGTGAGGTGGTACGGCGGACCACCGGCCGTTCCCTTCAGGAGATCTACGAGGAGCGGGTCCGCGCGCCGTATGCTCTCGACTTCTTCCTGGGACTGCCCGAGTCCGAGCGGGCCCGCCACCGCGATGTGCTGCCGATGCTGCCGACCCCCGAGCAGCGTGCCGAGCTGACCGCCAACGCGAGTGGCCGCCAAGGCGAGTGGCCGCTGCAGCCGGCCGCCATCGCCTTCAACGCCAGTGCGGACCCGTCCTTCGACATGATTGGGTTCGTCAACTCCGATGCGTCGCTGGCGAAGAGCCCCGCCTCGGTGGGCGGAGTGGGCAATGCCCGAGGCATCGCCGGGATGTACGCCGCGACCATCGGCGGGTTCAACGGCCTGGGCGCGCTGCTCAAGCCGGAGACCGTTGCCGAGTTCTCCCGCATCCACTCGGCCGGCACCGACCTGGTCACCCACAATCCGAACACGTTCGCCCTGGACTTCGAGGCGGTCAGCGTGGTCTTCCCGGCGCTCGGCGCGCACGCCTTCGGGCACAGCGGCGCGGCCGGCTCGCTCGCATTCGGCGACGCGCGCCCGGGTCTC